One Eubacteriales bacterium mix99 genomic window carries:
- the dgoD gene encoding galactonate dehydratase: protein MKIRDMTLYQVPPRWLFLKVTSEDGIVGWGEPILEGKADTVRTAVEEMSDYLIGKEAGNIEDLWQALYRGGFYRGGPVLTSAISGIEQALWDMKGKKLGVPVYELMGGAVRDKLRVYCWIGGDKPSNVAADAAEKTEAGYTALKMNGTDGMSWIDSFSRIDAAVARLAAIREKVGYDVDVGIDFHGRVHKTMSRILMKELEPYRPLFVEEPVLPQNNEALKELRTHTVIPIATGERMYTRWDFKDILQDGAVDIIQPDLSHAGGIWETRKIAAMAEAYDMAVAPHCPLGPIALAACFQLDFCTPNAFLQEQSLGIHYNRGSDLLDYLMDPGVFAYENSYVKRLTAPGLGIEINEDKVREMADPDRRWRNPVWRTEDGGITEW from the coding sequence ATGAAAATCAGGGACATGACGCTGTATCAGGTACCGCCGCGATGGCTTTTTCTCAAAGTGACGTCGGAGGACGGCATAGTGGGTTGGGGCGAGCCCATCTTGGAAGGCAAGGCGGATACCGTCCGGACAGCTGTGGAGGAGATGAGTGATTATCTGATCGGGAAGGAAGCCGGAAACATTGAGGATCTTTGGCAGGCATTGTATCGGGGTGGATTTTACCGGGGAGGTCCGGTTCTGACCAGCGCCATTTCCGGTATTGAGCAGGCTTTATGGGACATGAAGGGCAAGAAGCTGGGCGTACCGGTTTATGAGCTGATGGGTGGTGCGGTCCGGGATAAACTCCGGGTTTACTGCTGGATCGGCGGCGACAAGCCATCCAATGTGGCTGCTGATGCAGCGGAGAAAACAGAGGCAGGCTATACGGCTTTGAAGATGAACGGGACAGATGGCATGAGCTGGATCGATTCCTTTTCAAGGATCGATGCGGCGGTGGCACGTCTTGCAGCGATCCGGGAGAAAGTCGGATATGATGTGGACGTTGGGATCGATTTTCATGGCCGGGTTCATAAGACCATGTCAAGAATCCTGATGAAAGAGCTGGAGCCATACAGGCCCCTGTTTGTGGAGGAACCGGTGCTTCCCCAGAACAACGAAGCGCTGAAGGAGCTGCGTACCCACACAGTTATTCCCATTGCCACCGGGGAACGGATGTACACCCGTTGGGATTTCAAGGACATTTTGCAGGATGGAGCAGTGGATATCATCCAGCCGGATTTGAGTCATGCAGGTGGGATATGGGAAACCAGGAAGATCGCTGCCATGGCGGAAGCCTATGATATGGCGGTGGCTCCCCATTGTCCCCTGGGCCCGATTGCCCTGGCGGCATGTTTCCAGCTGGACTTCTGCACCCCCAATGCCTTTCTTCAGGAGCAAAGCCTGGGCATTCATTACAACAGGGGATCCGATTTGCTAGACTACCTGATGGATCCGGGAGTCTTTGCCTATGAAAACAGTTATGTAAAGCGCCTTACCGCACCGGGACTGGGAATAGAAATCAATGAAGACAAAGTCAGGGAAATGGCGGATCCGGATCGTCGATGGAGAAATCCGGTATGGCGCACTGAGGATGGAGGGATAACGGAGTGGTAA
- a CDS encoding carbohydrate ABC transporter permease → MTLLMMIPFIWMLSASIKTSDEVFIMEPFRLIPEVPRWSNYKEIWTRIPLLKFIENTTILTVVVTFLQLLTSSFAAYAFAKLEFRFKNALFMGYVATIALPWQVYMVPQFIMMRRMGLNDKLLAMVCLQAFSAFGVFMMKQFYEGIPDSLCEAARIDGMSEYRIWARIMIPLSKPALSTLTIFTFVATWNDYLGPLIYLKTETKKTVQIGLKMFMGQYTAEYGLIMAGSVVVLIPVLIVFLILQKYFVEGIASTGIKG, encoded by the coding sequence ATGACTTTGCTTATGATGATACCGTTTATATGGATGTTGTCCGCTTCCATCAAGACCAGTGATGAAGTTTTCATCATGGAGCCGTTCCGATTAATTCCGGAAGTGCCGAGGTGGAGCAACTATAAGGAGATATGGACACGCATCCCCTTATTGAAGTTTATTGAAAACACAACGATACTCACAGTTGTGGTCACGTTTTTGCAGCTGCTCACCAGCAGTTTCGCGGCCTATGCGTTTGCCAAGCTGGAGTTTCGGTTCAAAAACGCCCTGTTTATGGGGTACGTAGCGACGATCGCCTTGCCATGGCAGGTTTATATGGTCCCACAGTTCATCATGATGCGGAGAATGGGGCTGAACGATAAACTGCTGGCTATGGTATGCCTGCAGGCATTCTCAGCTTTTGGGGTATTCATGATGAAACAGTTTTATGAGGGCATACCGGACTCCCTTTGCGAAGCCGCCAGAATTGACGGAATGAGCGAATACCGGATCTGGGCGAGGATCATGATTCCGCTGTCCAAGCCGGCGCTTTCGACCCTTACCATCTTTACCTTCGTAGCCACCTGGAACGATTATTTGGGCCCCCTGATTTATTTGAAGACCGAAACCAAAAAGACAGTACAGATTGGATTAAAGATGTTTATGGGACAGTATACAGCAGAATATGGCCTGATCATGGCCGGCTCTGTAGTGGTTTTGATTCCTGTTTTAATTGTGTTTTTGATTCTCCAGAAATATTTTGTGGAAGGGATTGCGAGTACCGGCATAAAAGGATAA
- a CDS encoding DUF2264 domain-containing protein, whose protein sequence is MGDITKMGNRIGKESESKTGDKTREEWLNALLRIVAPVMESLGRGELKKQMPLDFHEDRKEYAPLEAFGRSMLGLAPWLEAEGVCGKEKGLQEKYRGLAIRCMDRAVDPGSPDYMGFTKGEQNLVDAAFLSHALVRAPRHLAGALPGAARNNLIRALKSTRDFIPGESNWIFFSAMVEAGLYVLGEADFDKMCIVYALRIYNDWYKGDGVYGDGAAFHWDYYNSFVIQPMYVDLMNLFGDMSDEFRMLKPKVLKRAARYAAILERMIAPDGTWPVLGRSICYRFGAFQMLAQAALQHRLPEGLHPAQVRCALTAVLEKVMEAPDIFDADGWLQPGVYGCQPELAEGYINTGSLYLCTALFLPLGLPADDEFWSREEEAWSSRKVWSGGQICRDHAID, encoded by the coding sequence ATGGGGGATATCACAAAGATGGGAAACAGGATCGGGAAGGAGTCCGAGAGCAAAACCGGAGACAAGACTAGGGAGGAATGGCTGAATGCCTTGCTGCGCATTGTTGCTCCGGTGATGGAATCTCTGGGCAGGGGAGAACTGAAAAAGCAGATGCCGCTGGACTTTCATGAAGATCGGAAAGAGTACGCTCCGCTGGAGGCCTTCGGCAGAAGCATGCTGGGCCTTGCGCCGTGGCTGGAGGCGGAAGGAGTCTGCGGGAAAGAGAAAGGGCTGCAGGAAAAATACCGAGGGCTTGCCATTCGCTGCATGGACAGGGCAGTCGATCCCGGTTCCCCGGATTATATGGGATTTACAAAAGGGGAACAGAATCTGGTGGATGCGGCTTTCCTGTCCCATGCCCTGGTGCGTGCACCCAGGCATCTGGCGGGTGCGTTGCCGGGTGCGGCCAGGAACAACCTGATCCGGGCGTTGAAAAGCACGAGGGACTTTATTCCCGGGGAATCCAACTGGATCTTCTTTTCTGCCATGGTGGAAGCAGGACTGTATGTGCTGGGCGAGGCGGATTTTGATAAAATGTGCATCGTATACGCACTGCGTATCTATAATGACTGGTATAAAGGGGACGGTGTCTATGGAGACGGGGCGGCATTTCACTGGGATTATTACAACAGTTTTGTGATTCAGCCCATGTACGTGGATCTTATGAACTTATTCGGGGACATGTCAGATGAGTTCCGGATGCTGAAACCAAAGGTGCTGAAAAGGGCGGCCCGGTATGCAGCCATTCTGGAGAGAATGATTGCACCGGACGGAACCTGGCCGGTCCTCGGACGATCCATCTGCTATCGTTTCGGAGCCTTTCAGATGCTTGCCCAGGCAGCTTTGCAGCATCGGCTGCCGGAAGGCCTGCATCCCGCTCAGGTTCGCTGTGCCCTTACGGCCGTTCTGGAGAAGGTGATGGAGGCACCGGATATATTTGATGCGGACGGATGGCTGCAGCCCGGAGTATATGGCTGTCAGCCGGAGCTTGCGGAAGGATATATCAACACAGGAAGCCTTTACCTGTGTACTGCCCTGTTTCTTCCGCTGGGCCTGCCGGCGGACGACGAATTCTGGAGCAGGGAAGAAGAAGCATGGAGCAGCCGTAAAGTTTGGAGCGGCGGACAGATTTGCAGGGATCATGCCATTGATTAG
- a CDS encoding sugar ABC transporter substrate-binding protein — MKRKFLNVLMCLALVIAIFTGCSTGKDAEKGSSSETGTGKAETDKAESKETKTLKWSVWDQKTTPYWDQLADAYMGKNKDVKIELVDLGSQDYQTVLGTDLSGGGSDFDIVTIKDVPGYATLISKGVLEPLNDRIREDNIDLGKFAGTTEQVTVDDKLYELPFRTDFWLLFYNKDLFDKAKVDYPNNDMTVKEYDKLARSVAGDGVYGSHYHTWRSAVQLFGILDGKHSILDGKYEFTKPYYEMVLNQQKDGICRSYSDTNASQLHYSAAFAEGDTATMNMGSWYIGQLVTSLQSGEYDKEKCGNWGIASYPHPEGAKAGSTLGTITGLSIPTSGKNKDIAWDFIKFVSGEEGAKILAELGNFPAAMNDDALDIITSVEGFPQDEASKEALKTNKIYLEAPYAGNVADINAILDTYHKDIMNGDISVNEGINQMDEEVSALD, encoded by the coding sequence ATGAAAAGGAAGTTCTTAAATGTGCTTATGTGTTTGGCCCTGGTCATTGCAATCTTCACTGGCTGCAGTACAGGGAAGGATGCGGAAAAAGGGAGCAGTTCCGAAACCGGGACAGGCAAAGCGGAGACAGACAAAGCGGAAAGCAAGGAAACAAAGACTTTGAAGTGGTCCGTATGGGATCAAAAGACAACGCCGTATTGGGATCAGCTGGCGGACGCCTATATGGGAAAAAACAAAGATGTGAAAATCGAATTGGTGGATCTGGGATCCCAGGATTATCAGACCGTTCTGGGGACGGATTTATCCGGTGGCGGTTCGGACTTTGATATTGTAACCATAAAGGATGTTCCCGGATATGCCACGCTGATTTCAAAAGGGGTGCTGGAGCCTCTGAATGACCGGATCAGGGAAGACAATATCGACTTAGGCAAGTTTGCCGGAACCACAGAACAGGTAACGGTGGACGATAAATTATATGAGCTGCCCTTCCGGACGGATTTTTGGTTGCTGTTTTACAATAAGGATTTGTTCGATAAGGCGAAAGTGGATTACCCAAACAACGATATGACGGTAAAGGAGTATGACAAATTGGCAAGAAGCGTCGCCGGAGACGGGGTTTACGGATCCCACTATCATACATGGAGAAGTGCGGTGCAGCTGTTTGGCATACTGGATGGAAAACACTCCATTCTGGATGGAAAATATGAATTTACAAAGCCGTATTATGAGATGGTATTGAATCAGCAGAAGGATGGAATCTGCAGAAGCTACAGTGATACCAACGCATCCCAGCTGCATTATTCCGCGGCGTTTGCCGAAGGGGATACAGCGACGATGAACATGGGATCCTGGTATATCGGTCAATTAGTAACCAGTCTTCAATCCGGGGAATATGACAAGGAAAAATGCGGGAACTGGGGTATCGCTTCCTATCCGCATCCGGAAGGAGCGAAAGCCGGAAGTACCCTGGGGACTATTACAGGACTTTCGATACCGACCAGCGGAAAGAATAAGGATATAGCCTGGGACTTTATCAAGTTTGTCAGCGGAGAAGAAGGGGCAAAGATTCTGGCGGAATTGGGGAATTTCCCCGCAGCCATGAATGATGATGCACTTGATATTATTACGTCTGTGGAAGGATTCCCTCAGGATGAGGCTTCCAAAGAAGCATTGAAGACAAATAAAATTTACCTTGAGGCACCTTATGCCGGGAATGTGGCAGATATCAATGCCATTCTGGATACGTATCATAAGGACATCATGAACGGGGACATCTCTGTTAATGAGGGAATCAATCAAATGGATGAAGAGGTTTCCGCTTTGGATTAG
- a CDS encoding sugar ABC transporter permease, with product MNMAEMTLKKRMRRKERKRDLIAYSFIAPNFIGFAVFTLIPVIYAFVLGFTKWDGNNPMEFVGFQNFIKLFQDRMFLAALKNTILYCIGTVPLTMVASLVLAVVLNQKVKFRGFFRTVSFFPYVASLVAVTSVWNMLFHPTRGPVNWILQNVFQVANPPNWFGKDLILLTMILFSVWKYTGYYMVIYLAGLQGISGELYDAGSLDGAGTWQKFRYITWPQLHSTTFFVVIMLTITCFKVYDIAIMIAGGGDGRLGTSSTVLVYYIYQKAFINWDLGYASAVAMVLFALVLTVTLVQFKGERVQGKEK from the coding sequence ATGAACATGGCTGAAATGACACTTAAAAAAAGGATGCGTCGGAAAGAGAGAAAGCGAGATTTGATCGCTTATTCTTTCATTGCCCCCAATTTCATCGGATTTGCAGTGTTTACTCTGATCCCTGTAATATATGCTTTCGTATTGGGATTTACCAAATGGGATGGGAATAATCCGATGGAATTTGTGGGCTTTCAAAATTTCATAAAATTATTTCAGGACAGGATGTTTCTGGCCGCCCTGAAGAACACCATTCTATACTGTATTGGGACGGTTCCCCTGACGATGGTTGCGTCTCTGGTACTGGCGGTTGTTCTGAATCAGAAGGTAAAATTCAGGGGCTTTTTTCGAACGGTTTCCTTTTTTCCCTATGTGGCATCCCTTGTGGCGGTGACTTCCGTGTGGAATATGCTGTTTCACCCTACAAGAGGGCCGGTGAACTGGATCCTTCAGAATGTGTTTCAGGTGGCGAATCCGCCCAACTGGTTCGGCAAGGATCTGATTTTGCTGACGATGATCCTGTTCAGTGTATGGAAATATACGGGATATTATATGGTAATCTATCTTGCCGGACTGCAGGGAATCTCAGGAGAGCTGTACGATGCGGGGAGCCTGGACGGAGCCGGCACCTGGCAGAAGTTTCGATATATCACCTGGCCGCAGCTTCATTCCACCACATTCTTTGTTGTGATCATGCTTACCATTACCTGTTTCAAGGTATATGACATTGCTATCATGATTGCCGGAGGCGGGGACGGCAGACTGGGGACATCGTCTACGGTACTTGTCTACTATATATACCAGAAAGCGTTTATCAACTGGGATCTTGGCTACGCCAGCGCGGTGGCTATGGTTCTGTTTGCACTGGTTCTGACTGTGACGCTCGTTCAGTTCAAAGGTGAGAGAGTACAAGGGAAGGAAAAATAG